The following are encoded together in the Zingiber officinale cultivar Zhangliang chromosome 8A, Zo_v1.1, whole genome shotgun sequence genome:
- the LOC122011053 gene encoding F-box/kelch-repeat protein At1g16250-like, which yields MESVGVDEMSESIIPGLPNDLALRCLAMISHGYHGLLECVSKRWKRAIRSKYYADLKAEGGWSGDWLFVLGSNNSAMWLAYDPDANRWRPLPQMPGPTSDDEFCRFSCANICNKFLVIGGCYIPRSTVWSETNLLEVNSVIVFDTFKKEWSTAASMSTKRIDFAYTAIGEKVYLAGGRNSDKLQGLASAQILRVLITILDTSTDPRALAVACYDLSQFIKYHPAGRIIVLDLKAKDRVMKLMNHENAEVMKNALLCIQRLFLGAKYASFLQS from the exons ATGGAGTCCGTGGGCGTCGATGA GATGTCTGAATCTATTATTCCCGGCCTGCCAAATGATTTGGCTTTGAGATGTCTGGCAATGATCTCACATGGATATCATGGTTTGCTAGAGTGTGTTTCGAAAAGATGGAAACGTGCAATCAGGAGCAAGTATTATGCAGATTTAAAGGCGGAGGGAGGGTGGAGTGGAGATTGGTTGTTTGTTCTTGGATCCAATAATTCGGCTATGTGGCTTGCTTATGATCCTGATGCAAATCGTTGGCGTCCGCTGCCGCAAATGCCAGGGCCCACTTCTGATGATGAATTCTGTAGGTTTTCATGTGCAAATATATGTAACAAGTTCTTAGTGATTGGTGGCTGCTACATCCCACGTTCAACTGTATGGTCGGAGACAAATTTATTGGAAGTGAATTCCGTCATAGTTTTTGATACATTCAAGAAGGAGTGGAGCACTGCAGCCAGCATGAGCACAAAACGAATTGATTTTGCATATACTGCAATAGGTGAGAAGGTTTATCTAGCTGGTGGAAGGAACTCAGATAAGCTTCAAGGACTTGCTAGCGCTCAA ATTTTGCGTGTTCTGATCACAATCCTTGACACTTCTACTGATCCTAGGGCTCTTGCTGTTGCATGCTATGATCTTTCTCAGTTTATCAAGTATCATCCTGCTGGAAGAATCATCGTGTTAGACTTGAAGGCCAAGGACAGAGTGATGAAGCTCATGAATCATGAAAATGCTGAGGTGATGAAGAATGCTCTTCTTTGCATCCAAAGGCTTTTCCTTGGGGCCAAGTATGCTAGCTTTTTACAGTCTTAA